From one Gemmatimonas sp. UBA7669 genomic stretch:
- a CDS encoding enoyl-CoA hydratase-related protein: MSASSSLLLEQADGVLLITLNRPDVLNSFTLEMAEALQAALAYAARDESVRAVVLTGAGRGFCAGQDLAEALPKGDGPMPDIGEIVVKCYNPIIRAIRSLEKPVLCAVNGIAAGAGANLAFACDLTWAADDVSFVESFAKLGLIPDTSGTFFVPRLVGHQRATGMFFLAEKLPATKARDWGLIWDVVPKAELLDTVMKVARQLASQATRGFGLTKRALLASAANGLDAQLDVEAACMTEAGKTADYAEGVRAFLEKRAPVYRGA, from the coding sequence ATGTCTGCTTCCTCCTCCCTCCTCCTCGAGCAGGCCGACGGCGTGCTGCTGATCACGCTCAATCGGCCCGACGTTCTCAACAGCTTCACCCTGGAGATGGCCGAGGCGCTGCAAGCGGCGCTGGCCTATGCGGCGCGCGACGAAAGTGTGCGGGCGGTGGTGCTCACCGGCGCCGGTCGCGGCTTCTGCGCCGGTCAGGATCTGGCCGAGGCCCTGCCCAAGGGCGACGGGCCCATGCCCGACATCGGCGAGATCGTGGTCAAGTGCTACAACCCCATCATCCGCGCCATTCGCTCTCTGGAGAAACCGGTGCTCTGCGCGGTCAACGGCATTGCCGCCGGCGCGGGCGCCAATCTGGCCTTTGCCTGTGACCTCACCTGGGCTGCAGACGATGTGAGTTTCGTGGAAAGCTTTGCCAAGCTGGGGCTCATTCCCGACACGAGTGGCACCTTCTTTGTACCGCGTCTCGTGGGACATCAGCGCGCTACTGGCATGTTCTTCCTGGCTGAAAAGCTGCCGGCCACCAAGGCGCGCGATTGGGGACTCATCTGGGATGTCGTGCCCAAGGCCGAGCTGCTGGACACGGTCATGAAGGTGGCGCGTCAATTGGCCTCGCAGGCTACGCGTGGTTTTGGTCTCACCAAGCGCGCGCTGCTGGCCAGTGCGGCCAACGGGCTCGACGCGCAGCTCGATGTGGAAGCCGCTTGCATGACCGAGGCGGGGAAGACGGCGGACTACGCCGAGGGTGTGCGCGCGTTCCTCGAGAAGCGCGCGCCCGTGTACCGCGGCGCCTGA
- a CDS encoding 3-hydroxyacyl-CoA dehydrogenase NAD-binding domain-containing protein: MHIRKIGVVGAGAMGAGIAQVAAQFRHEVVLCDAHPMALVRARAAHEKAMAREVEKQRLTQEEADAVLARFSYVEGTSLGDLAPLAECDLVIEAIVEQLGPKQELLRTLESVVRPDAVLASNTSSLSIAALAGACRHKSRVVGLHFFNPAPIMPLVEVIPAITTSAEVATAVRALADGWRKVTVIASDTPGFIVNRVARPYYGEAMRMREEGVADCATIDWALKTIGGFRMGPFELTDFIGHDVNFAVTRSVFDAMYGDPRYRPSLQQQRLVEAGWLGRKTGRGFYDYAEGAVQPSPVEDPALGQGIVDRVLAMLINEAVDAVHVGVCSVADVELAMTTGVNYPKGLLAWGDEIGAATVLARLQSLQFETGDDRYRPSVRLRRAVQAGVSLTDTRRL, encoded by the coding sequence ATGCACATTCGCAAGATTGGTGTGGTGGGCGCAGGAGCCATGGGCGCGGGCATCGCGCAGGTGGCCGCGCAGTTCCGCCACGAGGTGGTGCTCTGCGACGCGCATCCCATGGCCTTGGTGCGCGCGCGTGCCGCCCACGAGAAGGCCATGGCGCGCGAGGTGGAGAAGCAGCGCCTTACGCAGGAAGAAGCCGACGCCGTTTTGGCCCGCTTCAGCTACGTGGAAGGCACCTCGCTTGGTGATCTGGCGCCGCTGGCCGAGTGTGATCTGGTCATCGAGGCCATCGTGGAGCAGCTCGGGCCCAAGCAGGAGTTGCTGCGCACGCTCGAGTCGGTGGTGCGCCCCGATGCGGTGCTGGCCTCCAATACCTCGTCGCTGTCCATTGCGGCGTTGGCGGGTGCGTGTCGACACAAGAGCCGCGTGGTGGGTCTGCACTTCTTCAATCCGGCGCCCATCATGCCGCTGGTGGAAGTCATCCCCGCCATCACCACCAGCGCCGAGGTGGCGACCGCGGTGCGCGCGCTGGCCGACGGCTGGCGCAAGGTCACGGTCATCGCCTCCGACACGCCGGGATTCATCGTGAACCGTGTGGCACGGCCGTACTACGGCGAGGCCATGCGCATGCGTGAAGAAGGCGTGGCCGACTGCGCCACGATTGACTGGGCGCTCAAGACCATCGGCGGCTTCCGCATGGGGCCGTTCGAGCTCACCGACTTCATTGGTCACGACGTGAACTTTGCCGTGACACGTTCGGTGTTCGACGCCATGTATGGCGACCCGCGCTATCGCCCCAGTCTGCAGCAGCAGCGTCTCGTGGAAGCGGGCTGGTTGGGCCGCAAGACGGGCCGCGGCTTCTACGACTACGCCGAGGGTGCGGTGCAGCCATCGCCGGTTGAAGATCCCGCGCTGGGGCAGGGCATCGTGGATCGGGTGCTGGCCATGCTCATCAACGAGGCGGTGGACGCGGTGCATGTGGGTGTGTGCAGCGTGGCCGATGTGGAGCTGGCCATGACCACGGGCGTCAACTATCCCAAGGGTCTCTTGGCCTGGGGCGACGAAATTGGCGCGGCCACGGTGCTCGCACGTTTGCAGTCGCTGCAGTTCGAGACGGGTGATGATCGCTACCGGCCCAGTGTGCGGTTGCGCCGGGCCGTGCAGGCGGGTGTGTCGCTGACGGATACGCGTCGGCTGTGA
- the paaI gene encoding hydroxyphenylacetyl-CoA thioesterase PaaI, with protein sequence MSGSPTHTPAEVVAHLMRRDAFSQLLGMEVLEASEGRAVLRMAVREDMVNGFGTLHGGALFSLADSAFAFATNGGGTLSVAIDMHLGIPVASYPGDVLVAVAVEQSQSNRLAFVDVTVRNQREQIVGHFRGTVYRTTRQHELA encoded by the coding sequence GTGAGCGGGTCGCCGACACACACGCCGGCTGAAGTCGTGGCGCATCTCATGCGCCGCGATGCGTTTTCGCAGTTGCTGGGCATGGAAGTGCTGGAGGCAAGCGAAGGCCGCGCCGTGCTGCGCATGGCGGTGCGCGAGGACATGGTGAACGGCTTTGGCACGCTGCACGGCGGCGCGTTGTTTTCGTTGGCCGATTCGGCCTTTGCCTTTGCCACCAACGGCGGCGGCACGCTGAGTGTGGCCATCGACATGCACCTCGGCATTCCCGTGGCCTCGTATCCGGGCGATGTGCTGGTGGCCGTGGCCGTGGAGCAGAGTCAGAGCAACCGCCTGGCCTTTGTCGACGTGACCGTGCGCAACCAGCGCGAGCAGATCGTGGGACATTTCCGCGGCACGGTGTATCGCACCACCAGGCAGCACGAACTGGCCTGA
- the pcaF gene encoding 3-oxoadipyl-CoA thiolase, with the protein MTAMGRTEAWIVDGVRTPIGNLGGALSGVRADDLGAHVIAALVARVQEAAPGFDVSAIADVVMGCANQAGEDNRNVARMAGLLAGLPVSVPGETINRLCASGLNAVASAARGIKASEGELYVAGGVESMTRAPFVMSKGSTPFARDVQLFDTSLGWRFVNPRMKAMHGTDSMGETAENVAAQYGVSRADQDAFAVRSQQKAAAARSSGRFAREIVPVSVPQRKGDPLVVAQDEFLRPDTTVDTLAKLKPAFRTDGQGSVTAGNSSGLNDGAAALLLASDAALSRFGLKPLARVVASAAAGVEPRIMGMGPVPSTRLVLERAGLTLEQMDVIELNEAFAAQSLACLRELGLADDDARVNPNGGAIALGHPLGMSGARLALTAARELEARGGRYALCTMCIGVGQGYAMILERAGV; encoded by the coding sequence ATGACGGCGATGGGACGGACGGAGGCATGGATCGTGGACGGGGTGCGTACCCCGATCGGCAATCTTGGTGGGGCGCTGAGCGGTGTGCGCGCCGACGACCTGGGGGCACATGTCATTGCCGCGCTGGTGGCGCGTGTGCAGGAGGCCGCGCCGGGCTTTGATGTGTCGGCCATTGCCGACGTGGTCATGGGCTGCGCCAATCAGGCCGGCGAAGACAATCGCAACGTGGCGCGCATGGCGGGCCTGTTGGCCGGACTGCCGGTGTCGGTGCCGGGCGAAACCATCAACCGACTCTGTGCTTCAGGCCTCAACGCGGTGGCTTCGGCAGCGCGTGGCATCAAGGCGAGCGAGGGTGAGTTGTACGTGGCTGGCGGCGTGGAGAGCATGACACGTGCGCCGTTTGTCATGTCCAAGGGCAGCACACCCTTTGCGCGCGATGTGCAGCTCTTTGATACCAGTCTGGGTTGGCGCTTCGTGAACCCGCGCATGAAGGCCATGCACGGCACCGACAGCATGGGCGAGACGGCGGAGAACGTGGCGGCGCAGTATGGGGTGAGCCGCGCCGATCAGGACGCCTTTGCCGTGCGCTCGCAGCAGAAGGCCGCCGCCGCGCGCAGCAGCGGACGCTTTGCGCGCGAGATCGTGCCGGTAAGTGTGCCGCAGCGCAAGGGCGATCCGCTGGTGGTGGCGCAGGACGAATTTTTGCGGCCCGATACCACGGTGGACACGCTGGCCAAGCTCAAGCCGGCGTTTCGCACCGACGGGCAGGGCAGCGTGACCGCCGGCAACTCGAGCGGCCTCAACGACGGCGCGGCGGCCTTGCTGCTGGCGTCGGATGCGGCGCTGTCGCGCTTCGGTCTCAAGCCCCTGGCGCGTGTGGTGGCCAGCGCGGCCGCCGGCGTGGAGCCGCGCATCATGGGCATGGGCCCGGTGCCGTCCACACGCCTGGTGCTGGAGCGCGCGGGCCTCACGCTGGAGCAGATGGACGTGATCGAGCTCAACGAGGCCTTTGCCGCACAGTCGCTGGCCTGCCTGCGTGAACTGGGGCTGGCCGACGACGACGCCCGCGTGAACCCCAACGGCGGCGCCATTGCGCTGGGCCACCCGCTGGGTATGAGTGGCGCGCGTCTGGCGCTGACCGCTGCGCGTGAACTCGAGGCCCGTGGCGGCCGCTACGCGCTCTGCACCATGTGCATTGGTGTGGGGCAGGGCTACGCGATGATTCTCGAGCGCGCCGGAGTCTGA
- a CDS encoding transferase hexapeptide repeat family protein, whose amino-acid sequence MIYEFDGFIPVVHESAFVHPQAAVTGNVIIGRDVYVGPGAAIRGDWGGIVIEDGCNVQENCTLHMFPGVTMTLEAGAHIGHGAIVHGARIGANTLVGMNAVIMDNAVVGSGCIVGALCFVPADMIIPDRKVVVGNPAKIVKDVSDEMLAWKTDGTALYQQLPAAMRAGWRPVEPLRELPANRPMQSSILKTWNETRKEKG is encoded by the coding sequence ATGATTTACGAGTTCGACGGGTTCATTCCGGTGGTGCACGAGTCGGCCTTCGTGCATCCGCAGGCCGCGGTCACGGGCAACGTGATCATCGGCCGCGATGTGTACGTGGGTCCGGGTGCGGCCATTCGTGGCGACTGGGGCGGCATTGTCATCGAGGACGGCTGCAATGTGCAGGAGAACTGCACGTTGCACATGTTCCCCGGCGTGACCATGACGCTCGAAGCCGGCGCGCACATTGGTCACGGGGCCATTGTGCACGGCGCGCGCATTGGCGCCAACACGCTGGTGGGCATGAATGCCGTCATCATGGACAACGCGGTGGTGGGCTCGGGCTGCATTGTCGGCGCGCTGTGTTTTGTGCCGGCCGACATGATCATCCCGGACCGCAAGGTGGTGGTGGGCAACCCCGCCAAGATCGTGAAGGACGTGAGCGACGAGATGCTGGCCTGGAAGACCGACGGCACCGCGCTCTATCAGCAATTGCCGGCCGCCATGCGCGCGGGCTGGCGTCCCGTGGAACCATTGCGTGAACTGCCAGCCAACCGGCCCATGCAAAGCAGCATCCTGAAGACCTGGAACGAGACCCGCAAGGAGAAAGGCTGA
- the paaZ gene encoding phenylacetic acid degradation bifunctional protein PaaZ yields the protein MSTQMYKLQNFAAGEWVTGTGAMTSLVDAVTGEVIGETSSGGLDFQAMLDYARRVGGPALRRYTFHERALMLKRIAIALMARKEEFYPLSYHTGATRTDSWVDIEGGIGTFFAYASRGRREFTNERFHVEGPTEPLSKNGTFVGRHILVPMEGVAVHINAFNFPVWGMLEKLAPALLAGVPCVVKPSTTGSHLTHAVFKAILDTNELPAGALQLICGEARTLLDHVTEQDVVAFTGSAATGQKLKSHASVMRHSVRFNMEADSLNCCMLGPDAVPGTEEFDLFVKEVVREMTTKAGQKCTAIRRTIVPAGLEEAVIQAISKRLGTTTIGNPTTEGVRMGPLASRGQVTSVSESAAAIRAAAERVYGGGDFAVVGADREKGAFYAPELLYCADPLSRLEPHDIEAFGPVNTIMPYRDLGEAVQLARMGKGSLVGSLVTHDPKVAQEVILGTACWHGRMLVLDRTSAKESTGHGSPLPNLVHGGPGRAGGGEEMGGARGVTHYLQRVALQGSPSMLTAITREWTKGAEEHKDEVHPFRKTFDELQVGDTIITKSREITLKDVEAFAALSGDKFYAHMNDEEARSNGVFEGRVAHGYFIVSAAAGLFVDPALGPVLANYGLEKLRFTKPVYPGDSIHVRLTVKQKTAKDTPEGTIPQGVVEWDVEVFNQHNEPVAVYSILTLVARQRAAAQAA from the coding sequence ATGTCGACGCAGATGTACAAGTTGCAGAACTTCGCCGCCGGCGAGTGGGTGACCGGCACCGGTGCCATGACGTCGCTCGTCGATGCCGTGACCGGCGAAGTCATTGGCGAAACGTCTTCGGGTGGACTCGACTTCCAGGCCATGCTGGACTACGCGCGCCGCGTGGGTGGACCGGCGCTGCGCCGCTACACCTTCCATGAGCGCGCGCTGATGCTCAAGCGTATTGCCATCGCGCTCATGGCACGCAAGGAAGAGTTCTATCCGCTGTCGTACCACACGGGCGCCACGCGCACCGATTCGTGGGTGGACATCGAGGGCGGCATCGGCACCTTCTTTGCCTACGCCAGCCGTGGCCGCCGCGAGTTCACCAACGAGCGCTTCCACGTGGAGGGCCCCACCGAGCCGCTGTCCAAGAACGGCACCTTCGTGGGCCGGCACATTCTGGTGCCCATGGAAGGAGTGGCGGTGCACATCAATGCCTTCAACTTCCCGGTGTGGGGCATGCTCGAAAAGCTGGCTCCCGCGCTGCTGGCCGGTGTGCCTTGCGTGGTGAAGCCCAGCACCACGGGCAGTCACCTCACGCATGCGGTGTTCAAGGCCATTCTCGACACCAACGAACTGCCGGCCGGCGCGCTGCAGCTCATCTGCGGTGAAGCGCGCACCCTGCTGGACCATGTCACCGAGCAGGACGTGGTGGCCTTCACCGGCTCGGCGGCCACGGGTCAGAAGCTCAAGAGCCACGCGTCGGTCATGCGGCACTCCGTGCGCTTCAACATGGAAGCCGACTCGCTCAACTGCTGCATGCTGGGCCCCGACGCCGTGCCGGGCACCGAGGAGTTCGACTTGTTCGTCAAGGAAGTCGTGCGCGAGATGACCACCAAGGCCGGCCAGAAGTGCACGGCCATTCGCCGCACCATCGTGCCGGCCGGTCTCGAGGAGGCGGTCATTCAGGCCATCTCCAAGCGCCTTGGCACCACCACCATTGGCAACCCCACCACCGAAGGCGTGCGCATGGGGCCCCTGGCTTCGCGTGGACAGGTGACGTCGGTGAGTGAGAGTGCGGCGGCCATTCGTGCGGCCGCCGAGCGGGTGTATGGTGGCGGTGACTTTGCCGTGGTGGGTGCCGACCGCGAGAAGGGCGCGTTTTATGCGCCGGAGCTTTTGTACTGCGCCGACCCGTTGTCGCGTCTCGAGCCGCACGACATTGAAGCCTTTGGTCCGGTCAACACCATCATGCCGTATCGCGACCTGGGTGAGGCCGTGCAGTTGGCGCGCATGGGCAAGGGCTCGCTGGTGGGCTCACTGGTCACGCACGACCCCAAGGTGGCGCAGGAAGTCATTCTCGGTACGGCCTGCTGGCACGGCCGCATGCTGGTGCTCGATCGCACGAGCGCCAAGGAAAGCACGGGCCACGGCTCGCCGCTGCCCAACCTGGTGCATGGTGGACCGGGTCGCGCCGGTGGTGGCGAGGAAATGGGCGGCGCGCGTGGTGTCACGCACTATCTGCAGCGTGTGGCCCTGCAGGGCAGCCCCAGCATGCTCACGGCCATTACGCGTGAGTGGACCAAGGGCGCCGAGGAGCACAAGGACGAGGTGCATCCCTTCCGCAAGACCTTCGACGAGCTGCAGGTGGGTGACACCATCATCACCAAGTCGCGCGAGATCACGCTGAAAGATGTGGAGGCCTTTGCCGCCTTGAGTGGTGACAAGTTCTACGCCCACATGAACGACGAGGAGGCGCGGTCGAACGGCGTGTTCGAGGGACGCGTGGCGCACGGCTATTTCATTGTGTCGGCGGCGGCGGGGTTGTTCGTGGACCCGGCGCTGGGCCCGGTGCTGGCCAACTACGGTCTCGAGAAACTGCGGTTCACCAAGCCCGTATATCCGGGGGACAGCATCCATGTGCGTCTCACCGTGAAGCAGAAGACGGCCAAGGACACGCCCGAGGGCACCATTCCGCAGGGGGTCGTGGAGTGGGACGTGGAAGTGTTCAACCAGCACAACGAGCCGGTGGCGGTGTACAGCATCCTCACCCTTGTGGCTCGGCAACGTGCGGCCGCGCAGGCCGCCTGA
- a CDS encoding MATE family efflux transporter has protein sequence MTTTTATRKIDRSIVEGPIGPAVWKVAWPTVLQNVIGGLQGMIDHALVGHFVGYAANAAIGVGFQIFLVVMVFISSLFSGMGVLVSRFAGAGDEAGMNRAASQAFLLALVLSVGVLAPVGYFAAPWLLSLVNAAPNVEAEALPFLRIMFVFGFGMMMFFMLGGALRSAGDAKTPMRLGIGLTIGNITFNVLLIRGYGPFPEMGTAGAAAGMMISSGLVALYAIRMLFSGKWVIDFRGMSWKPDWEIIRALFRFGLPTGLQGIAMNVAGVMLLRFIGSTAQSAEAQAAYAVGYTELFSLVTWTSVGLMGAAATVAGQNLGAGYPERSRLAVRHAARIGLGIAITVGVLFVAVPAQLLGLFGMDDPNVVRIGRTLLAYLSVSGLFITVALTFTGGLQGTGDTRSPLFITLASQFALPIGYLTFVQSMRPLQPTDIWLAIVMGHATRCALSVWRFEQGKWRGIQLGLRGA, from the coding sequence ATGACCACCACCACTGCCACCCGCAAGATCGATCGTTCCATCGTTGAGGGGCCCATCGGTCCTGCGGTGTGGAAGGTGGCCTGGCCCACAGTGCTGCAGAACGTCATCGGGGGCTTGCAGGGCATGATCGACCACGCGCTGGTGGGGCATTTCGTGGGCTATGCCGCGAATGCCGCCATCGGTGTGGGCTTCCAGATCTTCCTGGTGGTCATGGTGTTCATCTCCTCGCTGTTCAGCGGCATGGGCGTGCTGGTGTCACGCTTTGCCGGTGCGGGCGACGAGGCGGGCATGAACCGCGCGGCCTCGCAGGCCTTTCTGCTGGCGCTGGTGCTGTCGGTGGGGGTGCTGGCGCCGGTGGGCTACTTTGCCGCGCCCTGGCTGTTGAGCCTCGTGAACGCGGCGCCCAACGTGGAAGCCGAGGCGCTGCCGTTTCTGCGCATCATGTTCGTGTTCGGCTTTGGCATGATGATGTTCTTCATGCTGGGCGGGGCGCTGCGTTCGGCGGGTGATGCCAAGACCCCCATGCGTCTGGGCATTGGCCTCACCATTGGCAACATCACGTTCAACGTGCTGCTCATTCGTGGTTACGGCCCGTTCCCCGAGATGGGTACGGCCGGTGCGGCGGCGGGCATGATGATATCGAGCGGCCTGGTGGCGCTGTATGCCATTCGCATGCTGTTCAGCGGCAAGTGGGTGATTGATTTCCGCGGCATGTCGTGGAAGCCCGACTGGGAAATCATTCGTGCGCTGTTCCGCTTTGGATTGCCCACGGGTTTGCAGGGCATTGCCATGAACGTGGCGGGTGTGATGCTGCTGCGTTTCATTGGCAGTACGGCGCAGAGCGCCGAGGCCCAGGCCGCGTATGCCGTGGGTTACACCGAGTTGTTTTCGCTGGTGACCTGGACCAGTGTGGGCCTCATGGGTGCGGCGGCCACGGTGGCGGGGCAGAACCTGGGCGCGGGCTATCCTGAGCGCAGCCGCTTGGCGGTGCGGCATGCCGCGCGCATTGGGTTGGGAATTGCCATCACGGTGGGTGTGCTGTTCGTGGCGGTGCCGGCGCAGTTGCTCGGACTGTTCGGTATGGACGACCCGAACGTGGTGCGCATTGGCCGCACGCTGCTGGCGTATTTGAGCGTGTCGGGTTTGTTCATCACCGTGGCCCTGACGTTTACGGGTGGTTTGCAGGGCACGGGTGATACGCGGAGTCCGCTGTTCATCACCCTGGCGTCGCAGTTCGCGCTGCCCATCGGGTATCTGACATTTGTGCAGAGCATGCGGCCGCTGCAGCCGACGGACATCTGGCTGGCGATTGTGATGGGGCACGCGACGCGGTGTGCGTTGAGCGTGTGGCGGTTCGAGCAGGGGAAGTGGCGGGGGATTCAGTTGGGGTTGCGGGGGGCGTAG
- a CDS encoding ParA family protein has translation MKAIAFFNNKGGVGKTTLLYHVAHVLAEDGHSVLMVDADSQCNLTAYTLSEKQIEKAWEDTGNSIWRAIEPVARTIGDIRNRAPTAVRTNLSILPGDLLLSEFEDLLGETWNSAKGGSEAALRAQSALHRAVIATAEKAKATIVLIDLGPNLGALNRAMLSGSDYFVVPVAPDLFSIRGTENLGSKLVKWRREWDQANAAWTGSGLDLPDGKAKFAGFVTQQHNLRNTSSGMTQGWQLFGSRIEGAVQENIVDPLTPLHQVVSHTSPGFELCKIPNLHSLIPYSLEARKPVFLCTSADGLKGAHIEKARDSRTQFEPLAATLAGL, from the coding sequence ATGAAAGCGATCGCGTTCTTCAACAATAAGGGAGGCGTCGGCAAGACGACCCTCCTCTACCATGTCGCCCACGTCCTCGCCGAGGACGGGCACTCCGTGCTAATGGTCGACGCAGACAGCCAGTGCAACCTCACGGCTTACACGTTGTCTGAGAAGCAGATCGAAAAGGCTTGGGAAGACACAGGCAATAGCATCTGGCGGGCGATCGAACCGGTCGCCCGCACCATTGGAGATATTCGCAACCGGGCGCCGACGGCCGTCCGCACCAACCTCAGCATCCTTCCAGGCGACCTGCTGCTCTCGGAGTTCGAGGATCTTCTCGGCGAAACGTGGAACAGCGCGAAGGGCGGAAGCGAGGCGGCGCTCCGAGCCCAATCCGCACTTCATCGCGCGGTCATCGCAACGGCCGAGAAGGCCAAGGCGACGATAGTCCTGATCGACCTTGGTCCCAACCTCGGTGCGCTCAACCGAGCTATGTTGAGCGGAAGCGACTACTTCGTGGTTCCGGTCGCCCCTGACCTCTTTTCTATCCGGGGCACGGAGAATCTCGGGAGCAAGCTGGTGAAGTGGCGAAGGGAGTGGGATCAAGCGAACGCCGCTTGGACGGGGTCGGGCCTCGATCTACCGGATGGCAAGGCCAAGTTCGCCGGCTTCGTCACTCAGCAGCACAACCTTAGGAATACCTCCTCGGGTATGACGCAGGGGTGGCAGCTGTTCGGATCACGAATCGAGGGAGCAGTTCAGGAAAACATCGTCGATCCGCTTACGCCGCTCCACCAAGTCGTCTCCCACACCAGTCCCGGTTTCGAACTCTGCAAGATCCCCAACCTGCACAGCCTAATTCCGTATTCGCTGGAGGCACGCAAGCCAGTTTTCCTCTGTACCTCGGCTGACGGCCTGAAAGGGGCGCACATCGAAAAGGCCCGCGACAGTCGCACGCAATTCGAACCACTCGCCGCCACCTTGGCCGGCCTCTGA